One Echinicola strongylocentroti DNA window includes the following coding sequences:
- a CDS encoding DNA gyrase/topoisomerase IV subunit A has product MSDIENNGQGKNGDALHDSVPVTGMYQEWFLDYASYVILERAVPAIEDGFKPVQRRILHAMKEMDDGRFNKVANIIGQTMQYHPHGDASISDAIVNIGQKDLLIETQGNWGDIRTGDGAAAARYIEARLSKFALEVVFNPQTTDWQVSYDGRKREPVTLPVKFPLLLAQGVEGIAVGLSTKILPHNFCELINASVDILKGKKANIVPDFPTGGLADFSEYNEGLRGGRIKVRARIEEGEGKSLLIKDIPFGTTTTSLIDSIIKANDKGKIKIKKVVDNTAKDVEIQVFLASGQSPDMTIDALYAFTDCEQSISPNACVIIEDKPVFIGVNDILEYNTRQTKELLKRELEIRKGELMEKLLFSSLEKIFIENRIYRDIEECETWEDVIVTIDKGLDPYKPEFYREITRDDIIRLTEIKIKRISKFDSFKADELMRKLEDELKEVEHHLQHLTEFAIDYYKNLLKKYGKGRERKTEIRNFETIQATVVAANNAKLYVNRKDGFIGYGLKKDEFVCDCSDLDDIIAFKKDGTCVVTRIQDKVFVGKDIIHVGIFRKGDERMVYNMIYLDGTSGRTMVKRFQILSVTRDREYVLTKGTKGSKVLYFTANANGEAEIVTVYLTQGSKARVKVFDFDFKELDIKGRGAGGNILTKYPVRKIQLKMEGVSTLGGLDVYYDEAVGRINTDERGKLIGNFLGDDKVVAFYKDGSYELTTYELTNRYDPNTLLLIEKFDPQAVISCVYYDGASKNHYVKRFNIETSTVNKKFNFVSDHRKSTLDIVSTDKQPQVEVTLSKGKETEKVEYDLDMLIDVKGWKAVGNRLSSHAVKSIKLLEPVKKESPAQEQKGDKDSLEVGSTIDLKIKDEDDEDQLGLFKNGK; this is encoded by the coding sequence ATGAGTGATATAGAAAACAACGGTCAAGGTAAAAACGGAGATGCTTTGCATGATTCCGTACCGGTGACCGGTATGTATCAAGAGTGGTTTTTAGATTATGCATCCTATGTGATTTTGGAGCGGGCGGTTCCAGCCATTGAAGATGGTTTTAAGCCCGTTCAGCGCAGGATCCTGCATGCGATGAAGGAAATGGACGATGGCCGCTTCAATAAGGTGGCCAATATCATCGGCCAAACCATGCAGTACCACCCGCACGGGGATGCCTCCATCAGTGATGCCATAGTCAATATTGGCCAAAAAGACCTGCTGATCGAAACCCAAGGAAACTGGGGCGATATCCGTACCGGGGATGGAGCGGCTGCGGCACGTTATATTGAAGCTCGGCTATCGAAGTTTGCGCTGGAAGTGGTCTTTAACCCACAGACGACCGATTGGCAGGTATCCTATGATGGCAGGAAGCGGGAACCGGTAACGTTACCCGTAAAATTCCCTTTGCTGTTGGCGCAAGGTGTAGAAGGGATTGCCGTGGGGCTTTCCACCAAGATCCTTCCCCACAACTTCTGTGAGCTGATCAATGCCTCTGTCGATATACTGAAGGGCAAAAAAGCCAATATTGTCCCTGACTTTCCCACAGGTGGACTGGCGGATTTTTCGGAATATAATGAAGGCCTTCGTGGCGGAAGAATCAAAGTAAGGGCGAGAATAGAAGAAGGAGAAGGCAAAAGCCTGTTGATCAAGGATATTCCTTTTGGGACGACGACCACTTCACTGATCGATTCCATCATCAAGGCCAATGACAAGGGCAAAATCAAAATCAAAAAGGTGGTGGATAATACCGCCAAGGACGTAGAAATACAGGTGTTCCTGGCCTCTGGCCAATCTCCTGATATGACGATCGATGCCCTATATGCCTTCACGGACTGTGAGCAGTCCATCTCTCCAAATGCCTGTGTGATCATCGAAGACAAACCGGTTTTTATAGGCGTAAATGATATTCTGGAGTACAACACCCGCCAGACCAAAGAACTCCTGAAGCGTGAGCTGGAGATCCGGAAAGGGGAGTTGATGGAGAAATTGCTCTTCTCTTCGCTGGAGAAAATATTCATCGAAAACAGGATCTACCGTGACATCGAGGAGTGTGAAACGTGGGAAGATGTCATCGTCACGATCGACAAGGGACTGGACCCTTACAAACCGGAATTTTACCGGGAAATCACCCGGGACGATATCATCCGACTGACGGAGATCAAGATCAAAAGGATCTCCAAATTTGACAGTTTCAAAGCGGATGAACTTATGCGAAAACTGGAAGATGAACTGAAGGAAGTCGAGCACCACTTGCAGCATCTTACGGAATTTGCCATAGACTATTACAAAAACCTGCTGAAGAAGTACGGTAAGGGCAGGGAAAGAAAAACAGAAATTCGCAATTTTGAGACCATCCAAGCGACCGTCGTTGCGGCCAACAATGCCAAGCTGTATGTGAACCGTAAGGATGGTTTTATCGGTTATGGGCTGAAGAAGGACGAGTTTGTTTGTGACTGTTCTGACCTGGATGATATCATTGCGTTCAAGAAAGATGGTACCTGTGTGGTGACCAGGATTCAGGATAAGGTATTTGTGGGCAAAGACATCATCCATGTGGGGATTTTCCGCAAGGGAGATGAGCGGATGGTCTATAATATGATCTACCTGGATGGCACATCCGGACGGACCATGGTGAAGCGTTTTCAGATCCTCAGCGTGACCCGCGATAGGGAGTACGTCCTCACCAAAGGTACCAAAGGCTCCAAAGTGCTGTATTTTACTGCCAATGCCAATGGGGAAGCGGAGATCGTGACCGTTTACCTCACTCAAGGAAGCAAGGCCAGGGTGAAAGTATTTGACTTTGACTTTAAAGAGCTGGACATAAAAGGGAGAGGTGCCGGTGGAAATATCCTTACCAAATACCCTGTCAGAAAAATCCAGTTGAAAATGGAAGGTGTATCGACACTGGGCGGTCTGGACGTGTACTATGACGAGGCAGTCGGCAGGATCAATACGGATGAACGGGGAAAACTGATCGGCAACTTTTTGGGTGATGATAAGGTCGTTGCTTTTTATAAGGATGGAAGTTATGAACTGACCACTTATGAATTGACCAATCGCTATGATCCCAACACGCTTTTGCTGATAGAGAAGTTTGATCCGCAAGCGGTCATTTCATGTGTTTACTATGATGGTGCCAGCAAAAACCATTACGTGAAGCGATTTAACATCGAAACCAGCACGGTGAACAAGAAATTTAACTTCGTCTCTGATCACAGGAAATCCACCTTGGATATAGTCTCAACGGATAAGCAACCACAAGTAGAGGTGACCCTCAGCAAGGGCAAGGAAACCGAAAAAGTGGAATATGACCTGGATATGCTTATCGATGTAAAAGGGTGGAAGGCCGTAGGCAATAGACTGAGTTCCCATGCCGTAAAAAGCATCAAACTACTGGAGCCAGTGAAGAAGGAATCTCCAGCCCAAGAGCAGAAAGGAGACAAGGATAGTCTAGAGGTAGGATCTACTATAGACCTGAAAATAAAGGATGAGGACGACGAGGATCAGTTAGGATTGTTTAAAAATGGGAAATAA
- a CDS encoding winged helix-turn-helix transcriptional regulator has translation MEDKNRTTQCPVTAMLQIIGGKWKPIILYCLTFGTKRFGEIAVRIPHISRKVLSEQLKQLEKDGLIIRKKYNETPPRVEYSLSDSGESLCPVLKSMEAWGEEHILSKHVV, from the coding sequence ATGGAAGATAAAAATAGAACTACCCAATGTCCTGTTACGGCAATGCTTCAAATTATTGGCGGAAAATGGAAACCTATCATTTTGTATTGTCTCACATTTGGGACAAAACGATTCGGTGAAATAGCAGTACGGATTCCGCATATTTCGAGAAAAGTTCTGTCTGAGCAACTGAAACAATTGGAGAAAGATGGTTTAATAATTAGGAAGAAATACAATGAAACCCCACCAAGAGTAGAATATTCCCTTTCCGATTCGGGAGAAAGCCTTTGTCCTGTTTTGAAATCAATGGAAGCTTGGGGAGAAGAACATATTTTGTCTAAGCACGTAGTTTAA
- a CDS encoding VOC family protein, which yields MKRNEFLKMSTLGLLAFNLPYGFDSIVKKLNSYKKLKRNNMEKETAKYGAVHLEITDKEKSLQFYRDIVGLKLRNENDSLEMGTETETLVVLHPVANQPKLKGHSGLYHFAIHPQTETEFARILARMIESRYLIAPTDHTISKAIYLDDPDGITVEITLETPERFSHYELNGRMFSAIAKDGTAKSASAPLDVESLLKIAPMDNLQNPLAVGTVIGHMHLYVGNLNASYDFYSKLGFEEHYLASEIQFADFSLGGTFKHRMGVNTWQGLNAPQAPDGTAKMRHFTIQYTTKNGLETALQNVGQFEKTDDYHLVKDPSGTKIRLTAEKQ from the coding sequence ATGAAAAGAAATGAATTTCTAAAAATGTCAACTCTTGGACTTTTGGCATTTAACCTGCCGTATGGATTTGATAGTATTGTGAAGAAACTCAATAGTTATAAAAAATTAAAAAGAAATAATATGGAAAAAGAAACAGCAAAATATGGAGCGGTACATTTAGAAATTACTGACAAAGAAAAATCGCTTCAGTTTTATAGAGACATTGTCGGATTGAAATTGCGAAATGAGAACGACTCGCTTGAAATGGGAACAGAAACCGAAACTTTAGTGGTTTTACATCCCGTAGCAAACCAACCCAAACTAAAAGGACACAGCGGATTATATCACTTTGCCATTCACCCACAAACCGAAACAGAATTTGCACGAATACTCGCAAGAATGATTGAAAGTCGCTATCTTATTGCGCCAACCGACCACACCATATCGAAAGCCATCTATTTAGATGACCCCGATGGGATAACGGTGGAAATCACCCTTGAAACCCCTGAACGCTTTTCGCATTATGAATTGAATGGCAGGATGTTTTCGGCTATTGCCAAAGATGGCACAGCCAAAAGCGCATCAGCACCACTTGATGTAGAATCTTTATTAAAAATTGCCCCAATGGATAATCTACAAAATCCATTGGCTGTTGGTACTGTCATCGGACATATGCACCTGTATGTTGGCAACTTAAATGCGTCATACGACTTCTATTCAAAACTTGGTTTTGAAGAGCATTATTTAGCTTCCGAAATCCAATTTGCGGATTTTAGTTTGGGCGGTACTTTTAAACACAGAATGGGCGTAAATACTTGGCAAGGATTAAATGCACCACAAGCACCTGACGGAACTGCAAAAATGAGACACTTCACCATTCAATATACTACTAAAAACGGTTTGGAAACTGCATTACAAAATGTTGGTCAATTTGAAAAGACCGATGATTATCACCTTGTAAAAGATCCATCAGGTACTAAAATTAGGTTGACAGCTGAAAAACAATAA
- a CDS encoding helix-turn-helix domain-containing protein, whose product MKITPIRNEKDYQNALNRLEEIFDAEKGTNQGDELEILSILIDRYENENFPIGMPDPIEAIKFRMEQMGMKQKDLAKVVGFKSRVSEILSKKRKLTLGMIRKLNSTLHIPTEVLVQDY is encoded by the coding sequence ATGAAGATAACACCAATAAGAAACGAAAAAGACTATCAAAACGCTCTGAACAGACTTGAAGAGATTTTTGATGCAGAAAAAGGAACTAATCAAGGAGATGAATTGGAAATCCTTTCAATCTTAATTGACAGATATGAAAATGAGAACTTTCCAATTGGAATGCCTGACCCTATTGAGGCAATCAAATTCCGAATGGAGCAAATGGGAATGAAACAAAAAGATTTAGCCAAAGTTGTTGGGTTTAAAAGTAGAGTTAGTGAAATTTTAAGCAAAAAACGAAAACTGACTTTAGGAATGATAAGAAAACTGAATTCAACACTTCACATTCCGACTGAAGTGTTAGTTCAAGATTATTGA
- a CDS encoding type II toxin-antitoxin system HigB family toxin: MFATNKYNVRVIAKRTLRDFWEKHADCEEQLKSWFREAEKSEWKSINELKNDYPSASILKDNRIVYNIKGNNYRLIVKFNFEYQICWIRFIGTHAEYDKIDANNI; the protein is encoded by the coding sequence ATGTTTGCGACAAACAAATATAATGTGAGAGTAATAGCGAAACGAACTTTACGAGACTTTTGGGAGAAACACGCTGACTGTGAAGAACAATTAAAGTCTTGGTTTAGAGAAGCAGAAAAATCCGAATGGAAAAGTATTAATGAATTAAAAAACGATTATCCAAGTGCAAGTATTTTAAAAGACAATAGAATTGTTTACAATATTAAAGGCAACAACTACCGATTGATTGTAAAATTCAACTTTGAATATCAAATATGCTGGATAAGATTCATCGGAACTCACGCAGAATATGACAAAATAGACGCAAATAATATCTGA
- a CDS encoding Fic family protein, whose protein sequence is MNPPYEITSSILKLLTSISEKIGEVNANLLNKPSPKLRKQNRIKTIHSSLKIEGNTLTEEQITALLENKKIIGPKKDVLEVLNAIKIYENLEKYKPSNEKSFLKAHKGLMEGLIENPGKYRNQSVGIVKGSIVEHLAPPFGNVPYLMKELFEYLKKSDEIELIKSCVFHYEMEFIHPFLDGNGRMGRLWQTLILMTRYPVFEFLPFETLISSDQEKYYKALAESDKSGNSTKFIEYMLNVIDISISELLDFNNRTLNEKDRLEYYVSLNKTEFSRKDYMDIFKDISSATASRDLKTGTKLGLFEKIGEKNKTIYRLK, encoded by the coding sequence ATGAATCCACCTTACGAAATAACATCTTCCATTTTAAAATTATTAACTTCTATTTCCGAAAAAATTGGAGAGGTTAATGCAAACCTATTAAATAAACCTTCACCTAAATTGAGAAAACAGAATAGAATAAAAACTATTCATTCTTCATTAAAAATAGAAGGGAATACACTTACTGAAGAACAAATAACTGCTCTACTTGAAAATAAAAAAATTATTGGTCCAAAAAAAGATGTTCTTGAAGTTTTGAATGCTATCAAAATTTATGAGAATTTAGAAAAATATAAGCCTTCTAATGAAAAGTCATTTTTAAAAGCTCATAAAGGCTTAATGGAAGGTCTTATTGAAAACCCCGGTAAATACAGAAACCAAAGTGTCGGAATCGTAAAAGGTTCGATAGTTGAACATTTAGCACCGCCATTTGGGAATGTCCCTTATTTGATGAAAGAACTTTTTGAATACCTAAAAAAGTCAGACGAAATTGAATTAATTAAAAGTTGTGTTTTTCATTACGAAATGGAATTTATACATCCATTTTTAGATGGAAATGGTAGAATGGGAAGATTATGGCAAACTCTGATTTTAATGACGAGATATCCAGTATTTGAGTTTTTACCTTTTGAAACTTTAATAAGTAGTGACCAAGAAAAATATTACAAAGCTTTAGCTGAAAGTGATAAGTCAGGAAATTCAACAAAATTTATTGAATATATGTTAAACGTAATTGATATTTCAATAAGTGAATTATTAGATTTCAATAATCGGACATTAAACGAAAAAGACAGATTAGAATATTATGTTTCATTAAATAAAACCGAATTTTCAAGAAAAGACTATATGGATATTTTTAAAGATATTTCTTCAGCGACAGCAAGTAGAGATTTAAAGACTGGAACTAAATTAGGTTTGTTTGAAAAAATAGGAGAAAAAAATAAAACAATTTATCGATTAAAATAA
- a CDS encoding Rossmann-fold NAD(P)-binding domain-containing protein, giving the protein MDIMGIQRKVLIFSFGAVSRGAIYALKAHGYRDITICVQRLDEEVREEILDVHYTRIRKGNENEARMIVVEHDGSERPLLELIKESEIIINGTYQNTDSPIDYIIEEEKGMLNKGTLIVDVSCDEGMGFYFAKPTTFKDPIIVIDSIDYYAVDHTPSYFWESASRSISAALIPHLPSVIEGRAFWKKNKTITYAINLDEGIVVKDSILRFQNRGVAYPHNVII; this is encoded by the coding sequence ATGGACATTATGGGAATTCAACGAAAAGTTTTAATTTTCAGTTTTGGTGCTGTAAGTAGAGGTGCAATTTATGCTTTAAAAGCTCATGGCTATAGAGATATTACTATCTGTGTACAAAGATTAGATGAAGAGGTTAGAGAAGAAATCTTAGATGTGCATTATACTAGAATCAGAAAAGGAAATGAGAATGAGGCTAGGATGATCGTAGTAGAACACGATGGCTCAGAACGTCCTTTGTTGGAATTAATTAAAGAATCTGAAATTATAATCAATGGAACATATCAGAATACTGATAGTCCTATCGATTATATAATAGAAGAAGAAAAAGGGATGTTAAATAAAGGGACACTTATTGTCGATGTTAGTTGTGATGAAGGCATGGGGTTTTATTTCGCTAAGCCTACAACATTTAAAGACCCAATCATAGTGATAGATAGCATTGATTATTACGCTGTAGATCATACACCTAGTTATTTTTGGGAAAGTGCTTCAAGGTCTATCTCGGCTGCATTAATACCTCATTTGCCTTCAGTTATAGAAGGTAGAGCATTTTGGAAAAAAAATAAAACAATAACTTATGCTATCAATTTAGACGAAGGGATTGTTGTAAAAGATTCGATACTTAGATTTCAAAATCGTGGTGTTGCTTATCCTCACAATGTAATTATATGA
- the arsA gene encoding arsenical pump-driving ATPase gives MTNTKTNYLFFTGKGGVGKTSLACATAVEMVDAGKVVLLVSTDPASNLKDVLESPVDENIKAIKGTNNLFAINIDPENSAEEYRNRVTQPLEGVASKGEIKKVREDLSGACTTEIASFDEFSRFVSGETEGTEFDVIVFDTAPTGHTLRLLELPAAWSSFTEENPEGASCLGPTSALKSGKERYHTVVNRLRDGSLTSFYIVARADKASLKEASRTSNELKELGMGNQQLYINGVFKAIDKQDSLANEIEAKGSEQLKSIPGNLNELPIRTFPLLPYNILGIDKLRSLFNPDLQKSISESTVAQTNTPHQELTGIEKLAEELCENQQHGLIMTMGKGGVGKTIAASAIAVLLAKKGHEVLLTTTDPAAHIQDFIQQLGELPATLQVERIDPKVETQRYTEKVLEHKGQGQSEEAKKLILEDLKSPCTEEVAVFHAFSKAISMAKRKFVIMDTAPTGHTLLLLDTAGSYHRDIMRNNMNAGRLRTPYMSLQDQELSKIILVSLPETTPMREAGSLQDDLKRAGIKPYAWLINQSLTLLSSITDPLLKSRASAEAEVINTIKTSYSEKTFGIPFIADTRLLPTLLGNKEKV, from the coding sequence ATGACTAATACAAAAACAAACTATTTATTCTTTACCGGTAAAGGGGGAGTCGGAAAAACTTCACTTGCTTGTGCAACAGCGGTTGAAATGGTCGATGCTGGAAAAGTCGTTCTTCTTGTCAGCACAGACCCTGCGTCAAATTTGAAGGATGTATTGGAAAGTCCTGTTGACGAGAATATAAAAGCTATAAAAGGAACCAATAATCTCTTCGCTATTAATATTGACCCTGAAAATTCTGCCGAAGAATACCGCAATAGAGTTACTCAGCCATTAGAGGGTGTTGCTTCTAAAGGAGAAATCAAAAAAGTCAGGGAAGACCTTTCTGGTGCGTGTACTACGGAAATAGCGTCTTTTGATGAATTCTCTCGTTTCGTTTCTGGCGAAACTGAAGGGACAGAATTTGACGTGATTGTATTTGATACTGCACCGACAGGGCATACATTACGCCTTCTTGAGCTGCCTGCTGCATGGTCTAGCTTTACGGAAGAAAACCCTGAAGGCGCTTCTTGTTTGGGGCCGACCTCTGCTCTGAAAAGTGGCAAAGAAAGGTACCATACCGTAGTAAATAGACTAAGAGATGGTTCATTGACCAGCTTTTATATTGTAGCCAGGGCAGACAAAGCCTCCTTGAAAGAAGCATCAAGGACAAGCAATGAATTGAAAGAACTTGGTATGGGGAATCAACAATTGTATATCAATGGTGTATTCAAAGCAATTGACAAGCAAGACTCACTTGCTAATGAAATTGAAGCGAAGGGCAGCGAGCAACTCAAGTCTATTCCCGGTAATTTAAATGAGCTACCAATAAGAACATTTCCTCTTTTGCCATACAATATTTTGGGAATAGATAAACTCCGTTCATTATTTAACCCTGATCTCCAAAAGTCGATTTCTGAAAGTACGGTTGCTCAAACTAATACACCACATCAGGAACTAACGGGAATCGAAAAATTAGCAGAAGAACTATGTGAAAATCAGCAACACGGACTTATCATGACCATGGGTAAGGGAGGTGTTGGTAAGACCATTGCCGCTTCTGCTATCGCAGTTTTACTTGCCAAAAAAGGCCATGAAGTTCTCCTAACAACTACTGACCCTGCTGCTCATATTCAGGATTTTATTCAGCAATTGGGTGAACTACCAGCTACATTGCAAGTGGAACGGATAGACCCCAAGGTAGAAACGCAACGATATACAGAAAAGGTACTGGAACATAAAGGCCAAGGGCAGTCCGAGGAAGCTAAAAAGCTAATCTTGGAAGATTTAAAATCCCCATGCACAGAGGAAGTGGCGGTTTTTCATGCTTTCTCAAAAGCAATCAGTATGGCAAAAAGAAAATTTGTCATAATGGACACAGCACCGACCGGGCATACACTTTTGCTATTGGATACCGCAGGAAGTTACCATCGTGACATTATGAGGAATAATATGAATGCAGGTCGGCTTCGTACCCCTTATATGAGTCTACAAGACCAAGAGCTATCAAAAATAATTCTAGTCTCCTTGCCCGAGACAACTCCTATGAGAGAAGCAGGGTCATTACAGGATGATTTAAAAAGGGCGGGGATCAAACCTTACGCTTGGCTAATAAACCAAAGCCTTACTTTACTTTCATCTATCACAGACCCATTGCTCAAAAGTCGTGCAAGTGCGGAAGCAGAAGTTATTAATACAATTAAAACGAGCTATTCGGAAAAAACATTTGGCATTCCCTTCATTGCGGACACAAGGCTACTCCCCACACTTTTGGGAAACAAGGAGAAGGTATAA
- a CDS encoding Rossmann-fold NAD(P)-binding domain-containing protein → MTFLKMGVIGTSKKEDERRLPIHPEHLKRLPKNIRKQLIFEKGYGAPFHISDEEICDLVGGIATRREILSDIGDIIIAKPILADLQEVKEGGIIWGYPHCAQQKEITQIAIDKKLTLIAFEDMYMWHSNGQKGRHTFYKNNEMAGYSAVIHALQLKGIDGHYGNSTKSFNFQFWCCK, encoded by the coding sequence ATGACTTTTTTAAAAATGGGTGTTATCGGAACATCAAAAAAAGAAGACGAGAGACGGTTACCAATTCATCCAGAACATTTAAAAAGACTTCCAAAAAACATTCGTAAACAATTGATTTTTGAAAAAGGGTATGGAGCCCCTTTTCATATTTCAGATGAAGAAATTTGTGATTTAGTAGGTGGAATAGCTACACGTAGAGAAATCTTATCAGATATTGGAGATATCATTATTGCTAAACCTATTTTAGCCGATTTACAAGAAGTCAAAGAAGGAGGTATTATTTGGGGGTATCCTCATTGTGCTCAGCAAAAAGAGATTACTCAAATTGCTATAGATAAAAAATTGACTTTGATTGCTTTCGAAGATATGTATATGTGGCATTCTAACGGACAAAAAGGAAGGCATACATTTTACAAAAACAATGAAATGGCTGGGTATAGTGCTGTTATTCATGCTCTCCAATTAAAAGGAATAGATGGACATTATGGGAATTCAACGAAAAGTTTTAATTTTCAGTTTTGGTGCTGTAAGTAG
- a CDS encoding TrmH family RNA methyltransferase yields the protein MGNNSFDPELLVYLSQYVTDHKKARMEEVLALRSRFFTVVLEDIYKPHNASAVIRTCDCFGVQDIHIIERANSYDVNPYVTRGAAQWVDIHKYQDDPGRSSVDACFEELRAQGYKVMATSPHGESVPLHELKADQKTALVFGNEHAGVSEEVIQKSDGVVHIPMTGFTESFNISVSASICLYDLQQKIVRSRPEVYYLSESEKAEIRFRWYKSVVKNAEAHIRNFYGSESR from the coding sequence ATGGGAAATAATTCTTTTGATCCGGAGCTATTAGTTTACCTATCCCAATATGTAACAGACCATAAGAAAGCCAGGATGGAAGAAGTCCTGGCTTTACGGTCTCGATTTTTTACCGTGGTGTTGGAGGATATTTATAAGCCACATAATGCCAGTGCGGTTATCAGGACCTGTGATTGCTTTGGTGTGCAGGACATTCACATCATCGAAAGAGCCAATTCCTACGACGTCAATCCCTATGTCACCAGAGGAGCAGCCCAATGGGTGGATATCCACAAATACCAAGATGACCCCGGCCGATCTTCGGTGGACGCCTGTTTTGAGGAGCTGAGGGCGCAGGGGTATAAAGTCATGGCTACGTCGCCACACGGAGAGAGCGTTCCGTTACATGAGCTGAAGGCAGACCAGAAAACGGCCTTGGTCTTTGGCAATGAGCATGCAGGAGTAAGCGAAGAGGTAATCCAAAAAAGTGATGGTGTCGTCCACATCCCCATGACGGGTTTTACGGAAAGTTTCAATATCTCGGTCAGTGCTTCTATTTGCCTGTATGATTTGCAGCAAAAGATCGTGCGTTCCCGGCCAGAGGTCTATTACCTAAGCGAGTCAGAAAAAGCCGAAATCCGCTTCCGATGGTATAAGAGTGTCGTCAAAAACGCAGAGGCACATATCCGGAATTTTTATGGATCCGAAAGCCGTTAA
- a CDS encoding SRPBCC family protein yields MTINKEAPVVQIKEIIINATPEKVWQILTNIGSWNEWNERIKQPTLQGDLEVGSSFTWKTNGSKIKSRIHSFSPNKTLGWKGKAFGASAIHNWYLEPTENGTKVSVEESMEGWIINLMKKKMNEKLADDIIYWLEQLKKESEK; encoded by the coding sequence ATGACAATCAACAAAGAAGCACCTGTAGTACAAATAAAAGAGATAATAATTAACGCTACCCCAGAGAAGGTATGGCAAATCCTAACCAATATTGGCAGTTGGAATGAATGGAATGAGAGGATAAAGCAACCAACGTTACAAGGCGATTTGGAAGTTGGAAGTAGTTTTACTTGGAAAACAAATGGAAGTAAAATAAAATCCAGGATTCACTCTTTTTCACCAAACAAAACTCTTGGTTGGAAAGGAAAAGCATTTGGTGCAAGTGCCATTCACAATTGGTATTTGGAACCAACTGAAAATGGCACAAAAGTGAGCGTCGAAGAAAGTATGGAGGGCTGGATTATCAACTTGATGAAAAAGAAAATGAACGAAAAATTGGCTGATGATATCATTTATTGGCTCGAACAACTAAAAAAAGAAAGTGAAAAATAA
- a CDS encoding SDR family oxidoreductase translates to MSALVRDSQKAESLKNRGVNLRIGNYEDFSSLKRAFEGVDQLLFISGSEIKNRFEQHKNVVETAKQAGVKHIVYTSYARNDKPEPSQLGDLAESHIQTEEKLKNSGVDYTILQNNLYLDFIPYFIGDKVLETQTILLPAENGKVSAGLRSEYAEATANVLRSEGHKNKVYRFTNTQSVNYSDIANMLSEITGKKINYVSPSLDEYVKTLSDAGIPTDFINLFGSFAVAQAKEELDVKSNDLEQFLGRKPTSFKDFLINVYGK, encoded by the coding sequence ATATCTGCATTAGTTCGAGACAGTCAAAAAGCAGAAAGTTTAAAAAATAGAGGAGTCAATTTACGAATAGGAAATTATGAAGATTTCAGCTCTTTGAAACGTGCATTTGAAGGTGTTGACCAACTGCTATTTATATCGGGTAGTGAAATCAAAAATCGTTTTGAACAACACAAAAATGTAGTGGAAACTGCTAAACAAGCAGGAGTAAAACACATCGTTTATACAAGCTATGCCCGAAACGACAAACCAGAACCATCGCAACTAGGAGACTTAGCCGAATCGCATATTCAAACAGAGGAAAAATTGAAAAATAGCGGTGTGGATTACACCATTTTGCAAAACAATCTGTACTTAGATTTTATTCCTTACTTTATTGGCGATAAAGTGTTGGAAACCCAAACGATATTGTTGCCTGCCGAAAATGGAAAAGTTAGTGCTGGATTGCGGTCGGAATATGCAGAAGCAACGGCAAATGTTCTTCGTTCCGAAGGTCACAAAAACAAAGTCTATCGTTTTACAAATACGCAATCTGTCAACTATAGCGATATTGCCAATATGCTTTCTGAAATTACGGGTAAAAAAATAAACTACGTTTCGCCTTCTTTAGATGAATATGTAAAAACACTTTCAGATGCTGGAATTCCAACTGATTTCATTAACCTTTTTGGTAGTTTTGCAGTAGCTCAAGCAAAAGAAGAATTGGATGTAAAAAGCAATGATTTAGAGCAATTTCTGGGCAGAAAGCCCACATCGTTTAAAGATTTCTTGATTAACGTTTATGGCAAATAA